ataatgagttcttattctTTTGTCTTCTTCAGTGTAATTTCCTGAGAGTTTTATTTCACTCGTATAAGATGAAATGTGGTATTTTAGAATCAGTGCCAAAATAGTGAAGGAATAGAACACAGATCCCACAAGAATCCGGACAACCACATGAGAAACCCTCCTCTTGAGCCAGAGGAAGGCCTGGTTGGAGAAGTTGGCAATCTTCAGGCAGtagaggacactgaggcaggtGGTTAGGCAGATGCTTAAGTTGTTGGTAAACCACCAGAAAATATCGAGAAATTTCACATATAAACCTACATGAAATAAATGAGGATAAAAAACCATGAACACAACACCCGCCATTGGTAACCCTTGCAGGATGATTCTGGAGAGAGCCAAATTcagaatgatgaagtcagaaaaagaaattttcctatttctgacCCAAGTGATACATTGCAGCAACACAATGAAGCCATTTATCCAGGCACCCAGAAAGAACATGATGGAGATCACAACAAAGGCTACAAGTTCACTTAAACTGGGCATGTTAGAAGATGGATGGAAATCCTTCactctgcttttcctttcttttctatatcTACTCTGGATACTGTCAGAAAGACAGAAATACCAGCTTTTCTACTGTGATGGTAATTTTCCCTTTTCAGTTTTTGGAGTTTGTCTGTCACTGGCCAGAAAGAGTCCAGAAGTCCTTGTGACCAGCTTTACATAATAATCCTGATTTATCCAGGTTAAGAAGATCTACAGGTGTTTCTGGAGTCCAGACCCTACATTCAGTTGATCAGAGAAAAGACTGAGCTACTCTCTACTGAGATGCAAATTAGTGCAGTGtgacagagaagggaggggacaGTCACAGAGAAGAAACTATTTATTATTGAAATCCAAAGGCTGCAGTTCCACACAGAAATTAGATTTCCATGCCAGCTATTCAGAGGGAGAAGCTTCTTGGCCCTGggtagaatgttggacttgagATAAGGAAGAAGtgatttcaaatcctgattctcATGCTTATTATTTCTGTGACGTTGTGCTAGTTATTTAAACTCTTGGAGTCTCAGGATAATAACTGCACCTCATTTATAAGGGTGTTGTAAGGATCaatgatataatgtatatatcaatgaatgaaaaagcacatAGCATGTGAGGGCTGTAGATGCAAGCATAAAGGTGAGACAGTTCTATTCTCAAGGAGAGCTTATTCCAATAGGGATAGTAAAAACACATAGGTTTCAATTGCAAGTCAGATAGAAGGAAAAGTTCAGTGGTCCTTAGGTTGGCAAGCTAGGCAACTTCTAATAAATCTTCTCTAGTATCATTTCCATgaattaaattcatattt
The nucleotide sequence above comes from Gracilinanus agilis isolate LMUSP501 unplaced genomic scaffold, AgileGrace unplaced_scaffold59378, whole genome shotgun sequence. Encoded proteins:
- the LOC123256471 gene encoding taste receptor type 2 member 3-like, which translates into the protein MPSLSELVAFVVISIMFFLGAWINGFIVLLQCITWVRNRKISFSDFIILNLALSRIILQGLPMAGVVFMVFYPHLFHVGLYVKFLDIFWWFTNNLSICLTTCLSVLYCLKIANFSNQAFLWLKRRVSHVVVRILVGSVFYSFTILALILKYHISSYTSEIKLSGNYTEEDKRIRTHYYLLNFLGTLWSLIPLSMSLTSSVLLILSLVRHTRHMKHHSIGTRDLSTMAHVRATKVILSSFILFIGYLLAFFLAKSTYFFLTTKMSEMIWSPIFIIYPSIQTFILILENQKLKQAFLRMFQVKKWWLKC